From Anopheles coluzzii chromosome 3, AcolN3, whole genome shotgun sequence, the proteins below share one genomic window:
- the LOC125907202 gene encoding bromodomain-containing protein DDB_G0280777-like, producing the protein MAVATKARIDTGLTKRSSDVSELRLLLEESRREKAELLEESRREKTELQAVITQLQVELGLMRQQLAESSERVERAAQEAREDARRREDTLREEAEKRTKALCEEAQRDRELISLLMGNSSKPSHSRGNQQQQQQQQRKQHRQPSRQSLTVRQSQELQPSLRQLQRQHQESELIEEASSSAGTLEDSFAEVVQRKSRRWQELRTERRKQQQHQQEQPRAGLQTTDAAGQQHQRCENLQRRSARKRPDEIFVAPGTGQTYQTLYEKVRLNPNLAEENRQIRRGHRTARDHLRLKLERNADAVALMRKIQEELGEMGTARVVTEMAEIIITNIDMLATEEDIRKTFQTVLEKEATLATINIWERRDGSQRARVRLPRSDANHLIDKRLLIGYSCCMRLPGDRQIRHVPALWSD; encoded by the exons ATGGCTGTAGCTACAAAGGCTCGCATTGACACGGGCCTCACGAAACGCTCAAGCGATGTGAGCGAATTGCGCTTGCTGCTCGAAGAATCGCGCAGGGAAAAAGCGGAACTGCTTGAGGAGTCACGCAGAGAGAAAACGGAGCTGCAGGCTGTGATTACCCAGCTCCAAGTCGAGCTCGGGCTTATGCGGCAGCAGCTTGCAGAAAGCTCTGAACGGGTAGAACGCGCAGCACAGGAGGCGCGGGAAGATGCCAGGCGTCGCGAGGACACCCTCAGAGAGGAAGCCGAAAAACGCACGAAGGCGTTATGCGAAGAGGCCCAGCGCGATCGGGAGCTGATCTCATTGCTTATGGGAAACAGTTCCAAACCCAGCCATTCAAGAGgcaaccagcaacagcagcagcagcagcagcgaaaacaACACCGACAACCATCACGGCAGTCACTAACTGTGCGACAGTCGCAAGAGTTGCAACCGTCACTACGTCAGCTCCAACGACAGCACCAGGAAAGTGAATTGATAGAAGAAGCCTCATCGTCAGCGGGGACACTCGAGGATTCCTTCGCAGAAGTTGTCCAGCGAAAGTCGCGTCGTTGGCAGGAGCTGCGGACGGAGCGgcggaaacaacaacaacaccagcaggaGCAGCCGAGGGCGGGTCTGCAGACAACAGACGCAGCTGGTCAGCAACATCAACGGTGCGAAAACCTGCAGAGACGCTCTGCTCGGAAGAGGCCAGATGAAATATTCGTGGCACCGGGTACGGGTCAAACCTATCAAACGCTGTACGAAAAAGTTCGTTTGAACCCGAATCTGGCTGAGGAAAATCGCCAGATTCGAAGGGGACATCGAACGGCGCGCGACCACCTGCGCCTTAAACTGGAGCGCAACGCTGACGCTGTAGCCCTCATGAGAAAAATACAGGAAGAGTTAGGTGAGATGGGTACTGCGCGGGTTGTCACTGAGATGGCGGAGATAATTATCACCAATATTGACATGTTGGCCACGGAGGAGGACATCCGTAAGACATTCCAGACAGTGTTAGAGAAGGAGGCGACGCTGGCCACTATCAACATCTGGGAGCGGCGCGATGGTTCACAGCGTGCCCGAGTGCGATTGCCACGCAGCGACGCCAACCATCTGATAGATAAGCGGCTCCTAATTGGCTACTCTTGCTGCATG CGACTGCCAGGGGATCGACAGATCCGGCATGTGCCTGCGCTGTGGAGCGATTGA